From the genome of Miscanthus floridulus cultivar M001 chromosome 10, ASM1932011v1, whole genome shotgun sequence, one region includes:
- the LOC136486832 gene encoding uncharacterized protein isoform X1, which yields MYALIFNTLVTSISELSAPLFATANTSALLSILQRMAILCPGRVAPSVHHNFLPRWLLLNNSSRMYGHVFPDRMKPKRQNRHQRMACFSKGSSFQDLVPSVKPSRLLPAEELKTYPNTVPEEIFNTTILDDSDAFYVLELSTSTEFNSSLDKNSAILICLIDVDGDSLLQRVPAIYLGQPTPGIKIAQLIPFQSGSVDVVTFKGSKLKRIKEVWIGLESGSWRLDGLSLKVIHGPVDPPKEINGTPEQKFNGLQYIFEKINAFLGDDGASVAEARPVAVTDLSGVGLSDLQEGLLSSESKASSVKELREDGLREYADLKQSLLLYDASIVITGFSAFILASNDSAAYSFLIGGIVGFLYLLLLQRSVDGLPVIGSPSEAGSAQPSVKGFSGVRRPWLILSLVLVAGAVALKYGAGGDSFELTPTELFVGTAGFLANKVAVLFAAFMPLLSDSKSEDGSGDSN from the exons ATGTATGCATTGATATTTAATACGTTGGTAACGAGCATATCAGAGCTATCTGCACCCCTGTTTGCTACAGCTAATACGTCTGCTTTGCTATCAATACTACAGAGAATGGCGATCCTCTGTCCAGGGCGTGTTGCTCCATCGGTTCACCATAATTTTCTGCCCAGATGGTTGCTGCTGAACAATAGCTCCAGAATGTATGGCCATGTCTTTCCAGACAGAATGAAACCAAAAAGACAAAACAGACATCAGAGGATGGCTTGCTTCTCCAAGGGGTCTTCGTTTCAAG ATCTGGTGCCCTCTGTAAAGCCTTCACGCCTTCTTCCAGCAGAGGAACTAAAGACATATCCCAATACTGTTCCTGAGGAGATATTTAACACAACCATATTAGATGACTCTGATGCGTTCTATGTGCTAGAGCTTAGCACAAGTACAGAATTTAATTCctctttggataaaaattctgcAATCTTAATCTGCTTAATTGATGTTGATGGTGACTCCTTGCTACAAAGAGTACCGGCAATCTATTTGGGTCAACCTACACCTGGAATTAAGATAGCGCAACTGATACCCTTCCAAAGTGGTTCAGTTGATGTTGTCACTTTCAAGGGGTCAAAACTGAAAAGGATTAAAGAAGTCTGGATCGGTCTTGAATCAG GTTCATGGAGATTAGATGGTTTGAGCTTGAAAGTAATACATGGACCGGTTGATCCACCTAAAGAAATTAATGGAACACCTGAACAGAAGTTCAACGGTTTGCAGTACATTTTTGAGAAAATAAATGCATTTCTTGGAGATGATGGAGCTTCAGTAGCTGAAGCAAGGCCTGTGGCTGTCACTGACCTCTCAGGAGTTGGCCTTTCCGATCTTCAAGAAGGGCTGTTATCCTCAGAAAGCAAAGCTTCAAGCGTTAAGGAACTAAGAGAGGATGGGTTGAGAGAGTACGCTGACCTCAAACAATCTCTGCTGCTCTATGACGCATCTATAGTGATAACAGGCTTCTCCGCCTTCATCTTGGCTTCAAATGACAGCGCTGCCTATTCGTTCCTGATAGGTGGCATTGTTGGGTTCCTCTATCTGTTGCTCCTCCAAAGATCGGTTGATGGTTTGCCCGTGATTGGTTCACCTTCAGAAGCTGGCAGTGCGCAGCCCTCAGTAAAAGGTTTCAGTGGTGTAAGGAGGCCATGGTTGATACTATCACTGGTACTGGTTGCAGGTGCAGTTGCACTAAAGTATGGTGCTGGAGGTGACAGCTTTGAACTCACACCGACCGAGCTCTTTGTTGGCACTGCAGGGTTCCTAGCAAACAAGGTTGCTGTTCTTTTTGCAGCATTCATGCCTTTGCTAAGTGACTCGAAGAGTGAAGATGGATCTGGGGATAGCAATTAA
- the LOC136486832 gene encoding uncharacterized protein isoform X2: MVPLISLWSLISLALRLPKVQSRNRMAILCPGRVAPSVHHNFLPRWLLLNNSSRMYGHVFPDRMKPKRQNRHQRMACFSKGSSFQDLVPSVKPSRLLPAEELKTYPNTVPEEIFNTTILDDSDAFYVLELSTSTEFNSSLDKNSAILICLIDVDGDSLLQRVPAIYLGQPTPGIKIAQLIPFQSGSVDVVTFKGSKLKRIKEVWIGLESGSWRLDGLSLKVIHGPVDPPKEINGTPEQKFNGLQYIFEKINAFLGDDGASVAEARPVAVTDLSGVGLSDLQEGLLSSESKASSVKELREDGLREYADLKQSLLLYDASIVITGFSAFILASNDSAAYSFLIGGIVGFLYLLLLQRSVDGLPVIGSPSEAGSAQPSVKGFSGVRRPWLILSLVLVAGAVALKYGAGGDSFELTPTELFVGTAGFLANKVAVLFAAFMPLLSDSKSEDGSGDSN; encoded by the exons ATGGTGCCTTTGATTTCTTTGTGGTCCTTAATTAGCTTGGCACTTCGGCTCCCGAAGGTTCAGTCACGAAAT AGAATGGCGATCCTCTGTCCAGGGCGTGTTGCTCCATCGGTTCACCATAATTTTCTGCCCAGATGGTTGCTGCTGAACAATAGCTCCAGAATGTATGGCCATGTCTTTCCAGACAGAATGAAACCAAAAAGACAAAACAGACATCAGAGGATGGCTTGCTTCTCCAAGGGGTCTTCGTTTCAAG ATCTGGTGCCCTCTGTAAAGCCTTCACGCCTTCTTCCAGCAGAGGAACTAAAGACATATCCCAATACTGTTCCTGAGGAGATATTTAACACAACCATATTAGATGACTCTGATGCGTTCTATGTGCTAGAGCTTAGCACAAGTACAGAATTTAATTCctctttggataaaaattctgcAATCTTAATCTGCTTAATTGATGTTGATGGTGACTCCTTGCTACAAAGAGTACCGGCAATCTATTTGGGTCAACCTACACCTGGAATTAAGATAGCGCAACTGATACCCTTCCAAAGTGGTTCAGTTGATGTTGTCACTTTCAAGGGGTCAAAACTGAAAAGGATTAAAGAAGTCTGGATCGGTCTTGAATCAG GTTCATGGAGATTAGATGGTTTGAGCTTGAAAGTAATACATGGACCGGTTGATCCACCTAAAGAAATTAATGGAACACCTGAACAGAAGTTCAACGGTTTGCAGTACATTTTTGAGAAAATAAATGCATTTCTTGGAGATGATGGAGCTTCAGTAGCTGAAGCAAGGCCTGTGGCTGTCACTGACCTCTCAGGAGTTGGCCTTTCCGATCTTCAAGAAGGGCTGTTATCCTCAGAAAGCAAAGCTTCAAGCGTTAAGGAACTAAGAGAGGATGGGTTGAGAGAGTACGCTGACCTCAAACAATCTCTGCTGCTCTATGACGCATCTATAGTGATAACAGGCTTCTCCGCCTTCATCTTGGCTTCAAATGACAGCGCTGCCTATTCGTTCCTGATAGGTGGCATTGTTGGGTTCCTCTATCTGTTGCTCCTCCAAAGATCGGTTGATGGTTTGCCCGTGATTGGTTCACCTTCAGAAGCTGGCAGTGCGCAGCCCTCAGTAAAAGGTTTCAGTGGTGTAAGGAGGCCATGGTTGATACTATCACTGGTACTGGTTGCAGGTGCAGTTGCACTAAAGTATGGTGCTGGAGGTGACAGCTTTGAACTCACACCGACCGAGCTCTTTGTTGGCACTGCAGGGTTCCTAGCAAACAAGGTTGCTGTTCTTTTTGCAGCATTCATGCCTTTGCTAAGTGACTCGAAGAGTGAAGATGGATCTGGGGATAGCAATTAA
- the LOC136486832 gene encoding uncharacterized protein isoform X3, with translation MAILCPGRVAPSVHHNFLPRWLLLNNSSRMYGHVFPDRMKPKRQNRHQRMACFSKGSSFQDLVPSVKPSRLLPAEELKTYPNTVPEEIFNTTILDDSDAFYVLELSTSTEFNSSLDKNSAILICLIDVDGDSLLQRVPAIYLGQPTPGIKIAQLIPFQSGSVDVVTFKGSKLKRIKEVWIGLESGSWRLDGLSLKVIHGPVDPPKEINGTPEQKFNGLQYIFEKINAFLGDDGASVAEARPVAVTDLSGVGLSDLQEGLLSSESKASSVKELREDGLREYADLKQSLLLYDASIVITGFSAFILASNDSAAYSFLIGGIVGFLYLLLLQRSVDGLPVIGSPSEAGSAQPSVKGFSGVRRPWLILSLVLVAGAVALKYGAGGDSFELTPTELFVGTAGFLANKVAVLFAAFMPLLSDSKSEDGSGDSN, from the exons ATGGCGATCCTCTGTCCAGGGCGTGTTGCTCCATCGGTTCACCATAATTTTCTGCCCAGATGGTTGCTGCTGAACAATAGCTCCAGAATGTATGGCCATGTCTTTCCAGACAGAATGAAACCAAAAAGACAAAACAGACATCAGAGGATGGCTTGCTTCTCCAAGGGGTCTTCGTTTCAAG ATCTGGTGCCCTCTGTAAAGCCTTCACGCCTTCTTCCAGCAGAGGAACTAAAGACATATCCCAATACTGTTCCTGAGGAGATATTTAACACAACCATATTAGATGACTCTGATGCGTTCTATGTGCTAGAGCTTAGCACAAGTACAGAATTTAATTCctctttggataaaaattctgcAATCTTAATCTGCTTAATTGATGTTGATGGTGACTCCTTGCTACAAAGAGTACCGGCAATCTATTTGGGTCAACCTACACCTGGAATTAAGATAGCGCAACTGATACCCTTCCAAAGTGGTTCAGTTGATGTTGTCACTTTCAAGGGGTCAAAACTGAAAAGGATTAAAGAAGTCTGGATCGGTCTTGAATCAG GTTCATGGAGATTAGATGGTTTGAGCTTGAAAGTAATACATGGACCGGTTGATCCACCTAAAGAAATTAATGGAACACCTGAACAGAAGTTCAACGGTTTGCAGTACATTTTTGAGAAAATAAATGCATTTCTTGGAGATGATGGAGCTTCAGTAGCTGAAGCAAGGCCTGTGGCTGTCACTGACCTCTCAGGAGTTGGCCTTTCCGATCTTCAAGAAGGGCTGTTATCCTCAGAAAGCAAAGCTTCAAGCGTTAAGGAACTAAGAGAGGATGGGTTGAGAGAGTACGCTGACCTCAAACAATCTCTGCTGCTCTATGACGCATCTATAGTGATAACAGGCTTCTCCGCCTTCATCTTGGCTTCAAATGACAGCGCTGCCTATTCGTTCCTGATAGGTGGCATTGTTGGGTTCCTCTATCTGTTGCTCCTCCAAAGATCGGTTGATGGTTTGCCCGTGATTGGTTCACCTTCAGAAGCTGGCAGTGCGCAGCCCTCAGTAAAAGGTTTCAGTGGTGTAAGGAGGCCATGGTTGATACTATCACTGGTACTGGTTGCAGGTGCAGTTGCACTAAAGTATGGTGCTGGAGGTGACAGCTTTGAACTCACACCGACCGAGCTCTTTGTTGGCACTGCAGGGTTCCTAGCAAACAAGGTTGCTGTTCTTTTTGCAGCATTCATGCCTTTGCTAAGTGACTCGAAGAGTGAAGATGGATCTGGGGATAGCAATTAA